ACTTCTTCTCAACAAATATTCGTAGTGAAAAGCCtacagatgaaattttgttgacAAAAGTCTTTGTTTAaaattgtttaaaaaaaaaaaaacaaagtgcataaaaagaattaaaaagaCAACTAATTTGTCAAGAAAGTTATAAATCTGAAATTGCAAGAGATTGTGTGAGATTAACATGCTACAGATCCACATGATTAGTTACTGCACTTGGTCAAAATAATTTGCAAGCCATAAATCATTATGccttcaattccaatttgatcTCAGCCATGATTGACATATTCAAATTCTGAATCCTACATACAAGAAGCACATCCCACGTTACCTTACATATGTAACAATCTACAAGCCTACAAAGTGTTCAAATTTCAGACAACTCCCTGACATTTGATATTGATATGACCCATTTGAGCTCCTATTTTAAATCTCCAATTTTCGTAGCATGGACAAATTTAGCAGAAGAACTGCACTTCTCCTCTTCTGGTTCATCATCGTCTCGCTTCAGATACCAAAAACAATTGCAGAAGAAGGACAACAGAATGAGGAAGAGCAAACGTATATTACGAGGACATTGTCTGTGCTGCAAGACACAGTCTCCATGCTGCAGAAGTCTCATCAAGCTGCCTGGGATAAGATGAAAACCACCAtatcagatatgcaaatgcaGTTTATGCCTCCATCTTTAGAGTAAGTATGATTATTGATGGGGTAGACCAATTGTTTCATTAGATAAACCAATTTTGCATAAGTACATGACAATTTTGTCCAAAACAATCGCTTTATCTTAGTACTCCATAGAGTGTGGGATGAAAAAGTGGGAACGTTTGAGAACATTTAACAATGGGTATTCCCTCTTTTGACACTACTTGAAAACTTCTGCATTTTGATCCTTAGG
This genomic interval from Argentina anserina chromosome 1, drPotAnse1.1, whole genome shotgun sequence contains the following:
- the LOC126802288 gene encoding uncharacterized protein LOC126802288 yields the protein MDKFSRRTALLLFWFIIVSLQIPKTIAEEGQQNEEEQTYITRTLSVLQDTVSMLQKSHQAAWDKMKTTISDMQMQFMPPSLEADDKKDETEEGAGEKMKDAAQKSFETSKHTVEESAKTAADAVHKTAEKVKEVVTNDESSAEL